Proteins from one Corynebacterium testudinoris genomic window:
- a CDS encoding decaprenyl-phosphate phosphoribosyltransferase — protein MTEEKTGIFQSEPHTEGIDNTRKRQPPKNLPDAMIKALRPKQWVKNVLVVAAPAAAGAEALLDGRTLVDVILAFVVFCLAASSIYLVNDARDVDADREHPTKKYRPIASGMLPINLAYAMAVVLIIAAIGLSFLASSGWGLAVVVAVYIGLQLGYCFGWKHLPVIDIALVSSGFMLRAMAGGVAAGIELSQWFLLVAAFGSLFMASGKRYSELLLAERTGKKIRKSLQGYTPTYLRFVWTLAATAVVMSYALWGFQLSNAVEGAAAVWYQVSMVPFTIAILRYAADVDRGAGGAPDEMALSDRVLQALALLWVVCIVLAVYLVPAF, from the coding sequence GTGACCGAGGAAAAGACGGGGATCTTTCAATCCGAGCCCCATACCGAGGGCATTGACAACACGCGCAAGCGCCAGCCGCCGAAGAACTTGCCCGATGCAATGATCAAGGCGCTGCGGCCGAAGCAGTGGGTCAAGAACGTCCTCGTCGTCGCGGCCCCCGCCGCGGCCGGTGCGGAAGCGCTTCTCGACGGTCGCACGCTCGTCGACGTCATCCTCGCCTTCGTCGTCTTCTGCCTCGCCGCCTCATCGATCTACCTGGTCAATGATGCTCGTGATGTCGATGCCGACCGCGAGCACCCGACCAAGAAGTACCGCCCGATCGCCTCCGGCATGCTGCCGATCAACCTGGCGTATGCCATGGCGGTTGTGCTCATCATCGCCGCCATTGGCCTGTCCTTCCTGGCTTCGTCTGGCTGGGGCCTGGCGGTCGTCGTGGCCGTCTACATTGGCCTGCAGTTGGGCTATTGCTTCGGCTGGAAGCACCTGCCGGTCATTGATATCGCGCTGGTGTCCTCCGGGTTCATGCTGCGCGCCATGGCCGGTGGCGTGGCCGCGGGCATCGAGCTGTCCCAGTGGTTCCTGCTGGTAGCCGCCTTCGGTTCGCTGTTCATGGCCTCGGGCAAGCGCTACTCTGAGCTGCTGCTGGCCGAGCGCACTGGCAAGAAGATCCGCAAATCCCTCCAGGGGTACACCCCGACCTACCTGCGCTTTGTGTGGACGCTGGCCGCCACGGCCGTCGTCATGAGCTACGCCCTGTGGGGTTTCCAGCTGTCCAACGCCGTCGAGGGTGCCGCCGCCGTGTGGTACCAGGTGTCCATGGTTCCGTTCACTATCGCGATCCTGCGCTACGCCGCCGACGTTGACCGCGGTGCCGGTGGCGCTCCGGATGAGATGGCGTTGTCGGACCGCGTCTTGCAGGCCCTGGCCCTGTTGTGGGTGGTGTGCATTGTCCTCGCGGTGTACTTGGTGCCTGCGTTCTAA
- the zomB gene encoding flagellar motor control protein ZomB translates to MTTAVREGSRRSPSSLIGRGTITGWSALAGVLVLGVLAFIGGWTRRWMSDDGLIVLRTVRNLLAGNGPVFNAGERVEANTSTLWQYLIYLVALVSDARLEMIAMWLALIFTTAALAIGAWGTSRLYRRHRAVLLVPVGGLIYLAVPPARDFATSGLEWGLSLFWIAVLWWLLVSWATPTVASGRHHVASRVDGIVYWLAFWCGLSWLVRPELALYGGLVGLLILIGTPSWKGRALIMAAALPVPLGYQIFRMGYYGLITPHTAVAKSASDAQWANGWAYASDLSEPYHLWIALVVALLMAAIVLWRLSTSPVPDPAGRRGVVRVARTPGAATALILLAAALHTTYVLRVGGDFMHGRMLLLPLFAALLPVLVVPLLDLARPSWVFDTALVVSFVGLSWWAWSVVADGHTLNWEEEYADDLGIVDERDFWTFANNREQGDPPLLASDFTDNKGLRDFAPIMEQAEAEDAALMSQYLTGDPAYFSWMTNPRQDPAANALDGSGLGNLRPTLYHTNLGMTSMNAPLDFRVLDTVGLTTPLAARLPRDEDGRVGHDKWLPFSWQAADTDADIDLLYGWYPREETRVAREALQTPEISELLATSREPMSWSRFLANIRYSLTEGRTLQIAFDPEEAIKELGPPDSGRPIAWPTEVSLDTPR, encoded by the coding sequence ATGACCACAGCTGTTCGGGAGGGTTCCCGCCGATCACCGAGCTCACTCATCGGCCGCGGAACCATCACCGGATGGTCGGCCCTCGCGGGAGTGCTCGTCTTGGGGGTCCTCGCCTTCATCGGCGGGTGGACCCGGCGCTGGATGAGCGATGACGGACTCATCGTCCTGCGCACCGTGCGCAACCTTCTGGCTGGAAACGGCCCCGTGTTCAACGCAGGCGAGCGCGTCGAAGCGAATACCTCGACCCTGTGGCAGTACCTCATCTATCTGGTCGCCCTGGTCTCTGATGCCCGCCTCGAGATGATCGCCATGTGGCTGGCGCTCATCTTCACCACCGCGGCCCTGGCCATCGGCGCGTGGGGGACCTCGCGCCTGTATCGCCGCCACCGCGCTGTCCTCCTCGTCCCAGTCGGCGGGCTGATCTATCTGGCGGTTCCCCCCGCGCGCGACTTCGCCACCTCCGGCCTCGAATGGGGCCTGAGCCTGTTCTGGATCGCCGTCCTGTGGTGGCTGTTGGTGTCCTGGGCAACGCCCACGGTGGCCTCCGGCCGCCACCACGTCGCGTCCCGCGTCGACGGCATTGTCTACTGGCTGGCTTTCTGGTGCGGGCTGTCCTGGCTCGTCCGCCCCGAGCTTGCGCTCTATGGCGGGCTCGTCGGCTTGCTCATCCTTATCGGCACGCCCAGCTGGAAGGGGCGCGCGCTCATCATGGCCGCCGCCCTGCCCGTCCCGCTCGGCTACCAGATTTTCCGCATGGGCTATTACGGGCTCATCACCCCACATACTGCCGTTGCCAAGTCCGCCAGCGACGCGCAGTGGGCCAACGGTTGGGCTTATGCCAGCGATCTTTCCGAGCCGTATCACCTGTGGATTGCGCTCGTCGTGGCCTTGCTCATGGCGGCGATCGTTCTGTGGCGCTTATCGACGTCCCCCGTACCCGATCCCGCAGGCCGCCGCGGGGTCGTGCGCGTGGCGCGCACTCCCGGTGCGGCCACCGCGTTGATTCTGCTCGCTGCCGCCCTGCACACGACGTACGTGTTGCGCGTCGGCGGCGACTTCATGCATGGCCGGATGCTCCTGCTGCCCTTGTTCGCGGCACTGCTCCCTGTGCTCGTCGTGCCGTTGCTTGACCTCGCGCGCCCCTCGTGGGTCTTCGATACTGCGCTCGTTGTTTCATTCGTGGGCTTGTCGTGGTGGGCGTGGAGTGTCGTCGCTGACGGACACACCCTCAACTGGGAGGAAGAATACGCCGACGATCTCGGTATCGTCGACGAGCGTGACTTCTGGACGTTTGCTAACAATCGTGAGCAGGGTGACCCGCCGTTGCTCGCGAGTGATTTCACAGATAACAAGGGCTTGCGCGACTTCGCCCCGATCATGGAGCAGGCAGAGGCGGAGGATGCGGCGCTCATGTCGCAATACCTCACCGGCGATCCGGCGTACTTCTCGTGGATGACCAACCCGCGCCAAGACCCCGCGGCGAACGCCCTCGACGGATCTGGTCTGGGCAATCTGCGCCCGACGTTGTACCACACCAATTTGGGCATGACCAGTATGAATGCCCCCCTCGACTTCCGAGTACTAGACACCGTTGGCCTCACCACACCGCTGGCGGCCCGCCTGCCGCGCGATGAGGACGGCCGCGTTGGCCACGACAAGTGGCTGCCTTTCAGCTGGCAGGCCGCCGATACCGATGCCGACATCGACCTGCTCTACGGCTGGTACCCACGCGAGGAGACCCGGGTGGCGCGGGAGGCTCTTCAGACGCCGGAGATTTCCGAGCTCTTGGCCACCTCCCGCGAGCCCATGAGCTGGAGCCGCTTCCTCGCCAACATCCGCTACTCGCTCACGGAGGGCCGCACGCTGCAAATCGCCTTCGATCCAGAGGAAGCGATCAAGGAACTGGGACCCCCTGATTCGGGCAGGCCCATCGCCTGGCCGACAGAAGTTTCCTTAGATACTCCCAGGTAG
- a CDS encoding phosphatase PAP2 family protein, with product MKSEVDLLVDLQEVLVDRPGVVPGARTLSHFGEHALGWMAVAALGAAVDKRRRRQWVGVGVSAFASHAASVVIKRVVRRKRPHDPRIRVGVGTPSRLSFPSSHATSTAAALTSLSSLSGSAMPLAGIPVMMVSRMVLGVHYPTDTLAGALLGVATSRAVTTMERKIA from the coding sequence GTGAAATCCGAGGTAGATCTGCTCGTTGACCTCCAGGAGGTCCTCGTCGACCGACCCGGCGTCGTGCCAGGTGCCCGCACCCTGTCGCACTTTGGCGAGCACGCGCTGGGGTGGATGGCTGTCGCCGCACTCGGTGCGGCGGTGGATAAACGGCGGCGTCGACAATGGGTGGGCGTGGGCGTGTCCGCCTTCGCCTCGCATGCGGCATCGGTGGTGATCAAGCGGGTCGTGCGGCGTAAGCGCCCCCATGATCCACGCATTCGCGTGGGCGTGGGTACTCCGTCGCGGCTGTCGTTTCCTTCGTCACACGCCACGTCGACTGCCGCGGCGCTGACCTCGCTGTCCAGCCTTAGTGGTTCGGCGATGCCGCTGGCGGGAATTCCGGTGATGATGGTCTCGCGTATGGTCCTGGGGGTGCATTACCCGACTGACACGCTCGCGGGCGCCCTGCTGGGCGTGGCCACGAGCCGCGCAGTCACCACGATGGAGAGGAAGATAGCGTGA